In Streptomyces sp. NBC_00483, a single window of DNA contains:
- a CDS encoding TIM-barrel domain-containing protein, whose amino-acid sequence MKRERIRRRTLLSTAAGALAAGAVVPQSAHAADDAQEQLTDYAGHATDDGRSVTVTSVTGQRLRLTAYGDQIVRVRAARAGESFLPDTHYEMVQPRSHSAMRGSLHVRATEDTVEFRTAATDGPRVVLRKKPLRLEFYARDTGALLAKEDAGHGITWSGPDHTVAAEAFAPPQADERFLKAGHGVLGRTPRLDRTGDTVSHNYSGAVENPTNQAPAIVPFYLSSKGYGVFFNTTFDTTFSFGGSGGYGFHADGHDAGGARPQLDYFLINGPRFAQLLDRYTQLTGRPRLPQRSIFGLQMSDKNFADVSDQDWWREKVTRHRAAGFPFDHQVNDNRWPEGSGSWSGSWFEFSRERWPDPAGYQKWAAGNGVTVTLDYNRNNTNEMAGWKGGPPPGYSFAVADLAGVKENNAVPDWSNRDTRAWVWKVFWGKALDPALEYPGDGLWIDEVDDLGAIPYTAKTADGRTWSEDRNAYFLNLHKGVGEEGWDPAGAGHIGPGKRPWTWCRGATAGQQRYGHYWTGDIDSTYDEMRNQIRGMQTAGLGGFPYANIDGGGFGHGEVISDAFYRNWPVGWSSLAPIWRPHGTASTKDKGKRASRWPLDQSPQAQADFARFGQLRYSLMPYVYTLAHQAAATGMPMARAMVIDHQDRPQAYTHDLQYMWGPSLLVAPVTSEGREQHIWLPAGAHWYDFWTDEKHTGSDSEDLSHTASTGETPLFVRAGAILPKYPYAQSTAYLTKRQLEMDVYAGADGVFDVVEDDGVTEAYRSGRQTSVTHLTFTDASTRAVIAHPKGSYEGAPDARRFLVRFHGLASPVGMRVDGGGTLPAFTSEAAALLSDKGAGCVWDAEAKVLSVVTPEIRMAKGGGRAVTVEPSGAPYPRVGGGTVHQAEAARLDSAFVIGSRHPGYTGTGYAEFTGTSAAGSTLAWTVTVPAVGEKRLLVRYANGGDADRPMDVDVNGTKVATLAMPPTGGWDTWATASFSADLPQGENVTVRAALTRSAGANIDSLTLL is encoded by the coding sequence ATGAAGCGCGAACGCATCAGACGCAGAACCCTCCTGTCGACGGCGGCCGGCGCCCTGGCCGCGGGCGCCGTCGTGCCGCAGAGCGCCCACGCGGCAGATGACGCGCAGGAACAACTCACCGACTACGCCGGACACGCCACCGACGACGGCCGGAGCGTCACCGTCACGAGCGTCACTGGCCAGCGGCTGCGCCTCACCGCGTACGGCGACCAGATCGTCAGGGTGCGCGCGGCCCGCGCCGGGGAGAGCTTCCTCCCCGACACCCACTACGAGATGGTGCAGCCGCGGAGCCACTCCGCCATGCGCGGCAGCCTGCACGTCAGGGCCACCGAGGACACCGTCGAGTTCCGCACCGCGGCGACGGACGGTCCCCGCGTCGTCCTGCGCAAGAAGCCATTACGGCTGGAGTTCTACGCCCGGGACACCGGCGCCCTGCTCGCGAAGGAGGACGCTGGTCACGGCATCACCTGGAGCGGCCCGGACCACACGGTCGCCGCCGAGGCGTTCGCGCCACCACAGGCCGACGAACGTTTCCTGAAGGCGGGGCACGGCGTCCTCGGCCGCACGCCGCGACTCGACCGTACCGGTGACACGGTGTCCCACAACTACTCCGGCGCGGTGGAGAACCCCACCAATCAGGCGCCCGCGATCGTGCCGTTCTACCTCTCCAGCAAGGGGTACGGGGTCTTCTTCAACACCACGTTCGACACGACGTTCAGCTTCGGTGGAAGCGGCGGGTACGGGTTCCACGCCGACGGTCATGACGCCGGGGGAGCGCGCCCCCAGTTGGACTACTTCCTGATCAACGGTCCACGGTTCGCGCAGCTCCTCGACCGTTACACGCAGCTGACCGGGCGTCCGCGGCTGCCTCAGCGGTCCATCTTCGGGCTTCAGATGTCCGACAAGAACTTCGCCGACGTCAGTGACCAGGACTGGTGGCGAGAGAAGGTCACCCGACATCGCGCCGCGGGCTTCCCGTTCGACCACCAGGTCAACGACAACCGCTGGCCCGAAGGCTCGGGCTCCTGGTCCGGATCGTGGTTCGAGTTCAGCCGCGAGCGCTGGCCCGACCCCGCCGGGTACCAGAAGTGGGCCGCCGGGAACGGCGTCACCGTGACGCTGGACTACAACCGCAACAACACCAACGAGATGGCGGGTTGGAAGGGCGGCCCGCCCCCTGGTTACAGCTTCGCGGTCGCCGATCTTGCGGGTGTGAAGGAGAACAACGCCGTTCCCGACTGGAGCAACCGTGACACCCGTGCCTGGGTGTGGAAGGTCTTCTGGGGCAAGGCACTCGACCCCGCCCTCGAGTATCCCGGCGACGGACTGTGGATCGACGAGGTCGACGACCTCGGAGCCATCCCGTACACGGCGAAGACGGCGGACGGCCGCACCTGGTCCGAGGACCGCAACGCCTACTTTCTCAACCTGCACAAGGGAGTCGGCGAGGAGGGCTGGGACCCGGCAGGGGCCGGGCACATCGGGCCCGGCAAACGCCCGTGGACCTGGTGCCGCGGTGCCACCGCGGGCCAGCAGCGCTACGGGCACTACTGGACCGGTGACATCGACTCCACCTACGACGAGATGCGCAACCAGATCCGGGGTATGCAGACGGCCGGCCTCGGCGGATTCCCGTACGCCAACATCGACGGCGGAGGCTTTGGCCACGGCGAGGTGATCTCCGACGCCTTCTACCGCAACTGGCCCGTCGGCTGGTCGAGTCTGGCCCCGATCTGGCGCCCGCACGGCACCGCTTCGACCAAGGACAAGGGCAAGCGGGCATCACGCTGGCCACTCGACCAAAGCCCGCAGGCCCAGGCGGACTTCGCGCGATTCGGGCAGCTGCGCTACAGCCTGATGCCGTACGTCTACACGCTCGCCCACCAGGCCGCCGCCACCGGCATGCCCATGGCCCGGGCCATGGTGATCGACCACCAGGACCGGCCCCAGGCCTACACCCACGACCTCCAGTACATGTGGGGCCCCTCGCTCCTCGTCGCCCCCGTCACCTCCGAGGGCCGGGAGCAGCACATCTGGTTGCCGGCCGGTGCGCACTGGTACGACTTCTGGACGGATGAGAAGCACACCGGATCCGACAGCGAAGACCTCTCCCACACCGCGAGTACCGGCGAAACACCCCTGTTCGTCAGGGCAGGGGCGATCCTGCCCAAGTACCCGTACGCGCAGAGCACCGCCTACCTCACCAAGCGGCAGCTGGAGATGGATGTCTACGCGGGGGCCGACGGCGTCTTCGACGTCGTCGAGGACGATGGGGTGACCGAGGCGTACCGGAGCGGCAGGCAGACGAGCGTCACGCACCTCACCTTCACCGACGCCTCCACCCGCGCCGTCATCGCGCACCCGAAGGGCTCGTACGAGGGCGCGCCCGACGCCCGCCGTTTCCTCGTCCGCTTCCACGGCTTGGCGAGCCCCGTGGGAATGCGGGTCGACGGCGGTGGCACGCTGCCCGCTTTCACCAGTGAGGCTGCCGCCCTCCTCAGCGACAAGGGAGCCGGCTGTGTGTGGGACGCCGAGGCGAAGGTCCTGAGCGTCGTCACCCCGGAGATCCGGATGGCGAAGGGCGGCGGCAGGGCCGTCACCGTCGAACCCAGCGGCGCCCCGTACCCCCGAGTCGGCGGCGGGACGGTCCACCAGGCCGAAGCCGCCCGGCTCGACAGCGCCTTCGTCATCGGCAGCCGCCACCCCGGCTACACCGGCACCGGCTACGCCGAGTTCACCGGGACGTCGGCGGCGGGGTCGACCCTGGCATGGACCGTCACCGTGCCCGCGGTGGGCGAGAAGCGGCTCCTTGTCCGGTACGCCAACGGCGGTGACGCGGACCGCCCCATGGACGTCGACGTCAACGGCACGAAAGTCGCCACCCTTGCCATGCCGCCCACCGGCGGCTGGGACACGTGGGCCACGGCCTCCTTCTCCGCGGACCTTCCGCAAGGGGAGAACGTCACCGTCCGCGCGGCCCTCACCCGGTCCGCCGGCGCGAACATCGACAGCTTGACCCTGCTGTAG
- a CDS encoding peptidoglycan-binding domain-containing protein: MPSTAAPTSHRRTGKGRRRTAGPANRTTGAATPALRIPLPRPGYAFAAVIALATASFLAPTHDSAPTRPHAAAPHQPDVSSPPHPPASPPSPTDKPAHHSAPPANPGTSRPHTTPDPDEGDQDVLAVGSTGSAVVRVQEQLRQLRLYTGPLDGHYSHDVAAAVARMQQAQAIPEPLGHYGPATRAAITTAAT; this comes from the coding sequence GTGCCGTCTACCGCAGCACCCACCTCACACCGCAGGACGGGCAAGGGGCGCCGCCGCACGGCCGGCCCGGCGAACCGGACGACCGGTGCCGCCACCCCGGCACTACGCATCCCGCTGCCGCGCCCGGGGTACGCGTTCGCCGCCGTGATCGCCCTGGCCACGGCCTCGTTCCTGGCCCCGACGCACGACTCCGCACCCACCCGACCGCACGCGGCAGCCCCGCACCAGCCCGACGTGTCCAGCCCTCCACACCCTCCCGCGAGCCCACCGTCCCCCACCGACAAGCCCGCACATCACTCCGCTCCTCCGGCGAACCCCGGCACCTCCCGACCACACACGACCCCGGATCCGGACGAAGGAGACCAGGATGTCCTCGCTGTCGGCAGTACCGGCAGCGCGGTGGTGCGGGTACAGGAACAACTGCGGCAACTGAGGCTCTACACAGGCCCCTTGGACGGCCACTACAGTCACGACGTCGCAGCCGCGGTGGCCCGCATGCAGCAGGCACAGGCCATACCCGAGCCTCTCGGCCACTACGGACCAGCGACCCGCGCAGCGATCACCACCGCGGCCACCTGA
- a CDS encoding alpha/beta fold hydrolase gives MERFIDAAPGVRLWTEDRGDTDASPMLLIMGAQASGLGWPDELVDMLASRHRVIRYDHRDTGRSTWAFDQRPYPLSQLAEDAVTVLDGLGVERAHIVGMSLGGMLAQLLIADHPDRLLSATLIGTSALSTIPYIQPDGTRIPPEELPGIAPDLLEMWSRPVVDLGLEAELERRVEHWRILGGDQLPFDAEYVRALERRVIEHTGHDATSTAHARADASDLDRTEQLAGATVPTLVTSAPAEPVSPPPHPDHLAQAIQGARIIEIPGMGHALPPEVHTPLVAAILDHTTRH, from the coding sequence ATGGAACGCTTCATCGACGCAGCACCCGGTGTACGGCTGTGGACGGAAGACCGGGGTGACACCGACGCGTCTCCGATGCTGCTGATCATGGGAGCGCAAGCGTCCGGCCTGGGCTGGCCGGACGAACTGGTGGACATGCTCGCCTCGCGCCATCGCGTGATCCGCTACGACCACCGCGACACCGGTCGCTCCACCTGGGCGTTCGACCAACGGCCCTATCCCCTCAGCCAACTTGCGGAAGACGCCGTCACGGTGCTGGACGGCCTCGGCGTCGAACGCGCCCACATAGTGGGCATGTCACTGGGTGGCATGCTCGCCCAGCTCCTCATCGCCGACCATCCGGACCGGTTGCTCAGCGCGACGCTGATCGGCACGAGCGCGCTCAGCACCATCCCCTACATCCAGCCGGACGGAACCCGGATCCCGCCTGAGGAACTCCCCGGTATCGCACCCGATCTGCTTGAGATGTGGTCCCGTCCCGTTGTGGACCTCGGCCTGGAAGCGGAGTTGGAACGGCGGGTCGAGCACTGGCGGATTCTGGGCGGCGATCAGCTTCCCTTCGACGCCGAATACGTCCGCGCCCTGGAGCGAAGGGTCATCGAGCACACCGGGCACGACGCCACCAGTACCGCGCATGCCCGCGCCGACGCGTCCGACCTGGACCGCACCGAGCAACTGGCAGGGGCCACAGTGCCCACCCTGGTCACCTCTGCTCCCGCCGAACCGGTCTCCCCGCCGCCCCATCCCGACCACCTCGCCCAGGCGATTCAAGGCGCACGCATCATCGAGATCCCCGGCATGGGGCACGCACTCCCACCTGAGGTGCACACGCCGCTCGTCGCCGCGATCCTGGACCACACCACCAGACACTGA
- a CDS encoding family 43 glycosylhydrolase — MSRRPEGPSLPPARRAVLGGTLALAAAALAPGAAVASPRQPDRGTRAFTATDATYANDAMTSGGDPYVLFDEPSGYYYAYCTGGSDDGYYFGVHRSPDLSTWERLPGGALRADDPKQWGKDWFWAPEVYRNPDTGLYYLFYAARMGSTMAEQYFLHADFEEPCSIGVAVSRTPEGPFHNIDDRPLDYHPYKPDYHDVNLIMDADQLTPPATEEEGRTAPLGSYIPMIDANLLFDEGRIYLYFSSNAYRNWVWDTGLGKYIEESNIAAVELTTHWWRDPEGATMPTIHPRYADANARTGTADELRRDGFVPVLTYAADPQPWEDAHVNDHATSGGSKKDRRWEEGSTAWRHDYVHAGERRTLYYLTYSANNFENQYYGVGYAVADHPLGPWRKYPNNPVLSQNPDVGMYSTGHGSLTASPDGSELYYVHHGRTSPTSPDRVVYTERLRIDDHRPDAAGHPLLTIDQSTGDEPVPAGTAPFRLTARPVAVNVGGTADVACVVRSAAGAAFDLSAPENRVRAEVRPAGLASVRVEDGTVTLYGLRRGTARLTLVYQRRRADGSYRDVHQARHGGRAEAVRVTVPVVVR; from the coding sequence ATGAGCCGCCGGCCCGAAGGCCCCTCTCTCCCGCCCGCCAGACGCGCCGTCCTCGGCGGGACGCTGGCCCTCGCCGCCGCGGCCCTGGCGCCCGGCGCCGCCGTCGCCTCGCCGCGGCAACCCGACCGCGGCACACGCGCGTTCACCGCCACCGACGCCACGTACGCCAACGACGCGATGACGTCCGGCGGTGACCCCTACGTACTGTTCGACGAGCCCAGCGGCTACTACTACGCGTACTGCACGGGCGGTTCGGACGACGGCTACTACTTCGGCGTGCACCGCTCGCCCGACCTGTCGACGTGGGAGCGGCTGCCCGGTGGTGCGTTGCGTGCCGACGATCCGAAGCAGTGGGGCAAGGACTGGTTCTGGGCGCCGGAGGTCTACCGCAACCCCGACACCGGCCTGTACTACCTGTTCTACGCGGCCCGCATGGGCAGCACGATGGCCGAACAGTACTTCCTCCACGCGGACTTCGAGGAGCCGTGCTCGATCGGGGTCGCGGTGTCCCGCACGCCCGAGGGCCCGTTCCACAACATCGACGACCGGCCGCTGGACTACCACCCGTACAAACCGGACTACCACGACGTCAACCTGATCATGGACGCCGACCAGCTCACCCCGCCGGCCACCGAGGAGGAGGGGCGCACCGCTCCGCTGGGCTCCTACATACCGATGATCGACGCGAACCTGCTCTTCGACGAAGGGCGGATCTACCTCTACTTCTCCAGCAACGCCTACCGCAACTGGGTGTGGGACACCGGCCTCGGCAAGTACATCGAGGAATCCAACATCGCCGCCGTCGAGCTGACCACGCACTGGTGGCGGGACCCCGAGGGCGCCACCATGCCCACCATCCACCCCCGTTACGCCGACGCCAACGCGCGGACCGGCACTGCCGACGAGCTGCGCCGGGACGGGTTCGTGCCCGTCCTCACCTACGCGGCCGACCCGCAGCCCTGGGAGGACGCACACGTCAACGACCATGCGACGTCGGGTGGTTCGAAGAAGGACCGCCGCTGGGAAGAGGGCTCCACGGCCTGGCGGCACGACTACGTCCACGCCGGTGAGCGGCGCACCTTGTACTACCTGACCTACTCGGCCAACAACTTCGAGAACCAGTACTACGGCGTGGGTTACGCCGTCGCGGATCACCCGCTGGGCCCGTGGCGCAAGTACCCGAACAACCCGGTGCTCTCGCAGAATCCGGACGTCGGGATGTACTCCACCGGCCACGGCAGTCTGACCGCCTCACCGGACGGCAGCGAGCTGTACTACGTGCACCACGGCCGGACGTCGCCCACCTCGCCCGACCGCGTCGTCTACACCGAGCGGCTGCGTATCGACGACCACCGTCCGGATGCGGCCGGGCATCCTCTGCTCACCATCGACCAGTCCACCGGCGACGAACCGGTGCCCGCCGGGACCGCCCCGTTCAGGCTCACCGCCCGACCGGTTGCCGTGAACGTGGGCGGGACGGCGGACGTCGCCTGCGTGGTGCGCAGCGCCGCGGGCGCCGCGTTCGACCTGTCGGCACCGGAGAACCGGGTGCGGGCCGAAGTACGTCCGGCCGGCCTGGCGTCGGTACGCGTCGAGGACGGCACGGTGACGCTGTATGGCCTGCGCAGGGGTACGGCACGGCTGACGCTGGTGTACCAGCGGCGCCGGGCGGACGGGTCGTACCGCGACGTGCACCAGGCGCGCCACGGGGGACGAGCGGAGGCGGTGAGGGTGACGGTGCCGGTTGTGGTGCGGTGA
- a CDS encoding ATP-binding cassette domain-containing protein, translated as MPDPIVVAEGLHKSFGDNHALRGLDLSVPRGRVCGVLGPNGAGKTTAVRILATLSDPDAGHARIAGHDVVREAGKVRARIGLAGQHAAVDEKLTGRGNLRMFGRLSHLSRREARRRADGLLERFDLMDAADRQVAGYSGGMRRRLDLITSLILRPEVLFLDEPTTGLDPRSRGEIWDSIRELVADGTTVLLTTQYLDEADQLADDIAVVDHGQVIATGSPDELKATIGDRLDVELEDPAALDTAATVLKTLAGTDPTVTADRLSVALPGGGFRLFDAMRELDRAGVAAADVRLRRPTLDEVFLRLTDRKELVR; from the coding sequence ATGCCTGATCCGATCGTGGTCGCCGAAGGGCTGCACAAGTCGTTCGGCGACAACCACGCCCTGCGGGGTCTGGACCTGAGCGTCCCGAGAGGAAGAGTCTGTGGCGTGCTGGGGCCGAACGGCGCTGGCAAGACGACCGCAGTGCGCATCCTGGCCACCTTGTCCGATCCCGACGCCGGGCACGCCCGCATCGCCGGACACGACGTCGTCCGCGAGGCCGGCAAGGTGCGCGCCAGGATCGGGCTCGCGGGCCAGCACGCTGCCGTGGACGAGAAGCTCACCGGCCGCGGCAACCTGCGCATGTTCGGGCGCCTCTCCCACCTGTCCCGGCGTGAGGCACGACGACGGGCCGACGGGCTGCTCGAACGCTTCGACCTGATGGACGCCGCCGACCGGCAGGTCGCCGGCTACTCCGGTGGCATGCGCCGCCGCCTCGACTTGATCACCAGCCTCATCCTGCGCCCCGAGGTGCTCTTCCTGGATGAGCCGACCACGGGCCTGGATCCGCGCAGCCGCGGCGAGATCTGGGACAGCATCCGTGAGCTGGTGGCGGACGGCACCACGGTGCTGCTCACCACGCAGTACCTGGACGAGGCCGACCAACTGGCAGACGACATCGCCGTCGTCGACCACGGACAGGTGATCGCCACGGGCTCACCCGACGAGTTGAAGGCCACCATCGGCGACCGCCTCGACGTCGAACTCGAAGACCCCGCCGCCCTGGACACGGCGGCGACCGTGCTGAAAACCCTGGCCGGAACCGATCCCACGGTGACCGCCGACCGGCTCAGCGTCGCCCTGCCGGGCGGCGGCTTCCGGCTCTTCGACGCCATGCGCGAGCTCGACCGCGCCGGGGTCGCCGCGGCTGATGTGCGGCTGCGCCGTCCCACCCTCGACGAGGTGTTCCTGCGCCTCACCGATCGGAAGGAACTGGTCCGATGA
- a CDS encoding ABC transporter permease encodes MTDLAPPPGHRLRWTFTDGLTLVGRELGRLRHAPGELVAALIFPAVMVVLFGYVFGSAIQVPDGGDYREYLMPGLFAMVTFSAWLGVMTRMAADASRGVMDRFRSMPMARLAVPFGQTGADLLTGLLMLAVMVGTGLLVGWQPHRGLIPTAQAFLLMIVLRYALSWVGVYVGLAVKNDQVADAMVPLGLPFTMLSNAFVPTDGMPGWLRFLADWNPVSALTAAARELFGNPGTPSGDVAWPLAHPVTTVLLWSSALLVIFVPLSLRAYMRRGR; translated from the coding sequence ATGACCGATCTCGCCCCGCCGCCGGGTCACCGCCTGCGATGGACGTTCACCGACGGTCTGACCCTGGTCGGCCGCGAGCTGGGACGGCTGCGGCACGCTCCCGGCGAGCTCGTTGCCGCTTTGATCTTCCCGGCCGTCATGGTCGTGCTCTTCGGGTACGTCTTCGGCAGCGCGATCCAAGTGCCGGACGGCGGCGACTACCGCGAGTACCTCATGCCGGGCCTGTTCGCGATGGTGACCTTCTCCGCGTGGTTGGGGGTCATGACGCGGATGGCCGCCGACGCCTCCCGCGGTGTGATGGACCGGTTCCGCTCCATGCCGATGGCGCGCTTGGCGGTGCCGTTCGGGCAGACCGGCGCCGACCTGCTGACCGGACTGCTGATGCTGGCCGTGATGGTGGGCACGGGCCTGCTGGTGGGCTGGCAGCCGCACCGCGGCCTGATCCCCACCGCCCAGGCGTTCCTGCTGATGATCGTGCTGCGGTACGCGCTGAGCTGGGTGGGTGTCTATGTGGGTCTCGCGGTGAAGAACGACCAGGTCGCCGACGCGATGGTGCCGCTGGGCCTGCCGTTCACGATGCTGTCGAACGCGTTCGTCCCGACCGACGGGATGCCGGGGTGGCTGCGCTTCCTGGCCGACTGGAACCCGGTGAGCGCGCTCACCGCCGCCGCACGGGAGCTGTTCGGCAACCCGGGCACCCCGTCCGGAGACGTGGCCTGGCCACTGGCGCATCCGGTGACCACTGTCCTGCTCTGGTCGTCCGCGCTTCTGGTGATCTTCGTCCCGCTGTCGCTCCGCGCCTACATGCGCAGAGGACGCTGA
- a CDS encoding glycoside hydrolase family 97 protein codes for MRVRPSVLLVAIATAAMAGSLLAPSAQADDHRCWAVSRGGTGPTANLRLADDGRLTLGVGLHGRTVLEPGALGIVTDEGDLTSGLKFVHRSDRKVHERYTATVGKRLKRTVDQTESRFDFENADGARLGVVVRAAADGIAYRYVVPDAKGDGVKVTKEASTFEVPDTAPAWINTWSDGNYEAAHQSTSAAGAADDAYAYPALFRTSGTGSDGDYVLLSESDVTGSYSGSHLAHTKGKGEYRVSLADEEVDSSGPLSTPWRTVTTGDLATVTESTLNDDVAPASRVRDTSWIEPGKVAWSWMDGGHEAQRSLEKQKSMVDYAAEHHWEYTLVDDGWNTTDWMPQLTAYAKERGVKVLLWLHYTDVDTADEQKAMFDKLADWGVVGVKIDFMDSDQQVRYQWYDGILKETAARHLLVDFHGSTIPHGIQRTWPQVMSMEAVHGAEQMNVTAANVSVLPYTRNVVGSMDFTPMDFQTGKIPVSDAAELALSVVYESGLQNFAGSLEEYRKRPELEKFLETVPTVWDETRLVAGDPGKKTTLARRDGNRWFLGNVTAGEAHTEKVPLRFLGHGTYTIDVVRDGPDGLVRESHKVTADDTLTVDVPADGGFAAIAHRT; via the coding sequence ATGCGTGTACGACCATCCGTGCTGCTCGTCGCCATCGCGACCGCGGCCATGGCGGGCAGCCTGCTCGCCCCGTCGGCGCAGGCCGACGACCACCGGTGCTGGGCCGTCTCCCGGGGTGGAACCGGGCCAACTGCCAACCTCCGCCTGGCCGATGACGGAAGGCTCACCCTCGGCGTAGGTCTGCACGGCCGCACCGTGCTCGAACCCGGGGCGCTGGGCATCGTCACCGACGAGGGTGATCTGACGTCCGGCCTGAAGTTCGTGCACAGATCCGACCGGAAGGTGCACGAGCGCTACACCGCCACCGTCGGCAAGCGCCTCAAGCGCACGGTCGATCAGACGGAGTCCCGGTTCGACTTCGAGAACGCGGACGGCGCCCGGCTCGGGGTCGTGGTGCGTGCCGCGGCCGACGGCATCGCGTACCGCTACGTGGTGCCCGACGCCAAGGGCGACGGTGTGAAGGTGACCAAGGAGGCCTCCACCTTCGAGGTGCCCGACACCGCGCCGGCGTGGATCAACACCTGGTCGGACGGCAACTACGAAGCCGCACACCAGTCGACCTCGGCCGCCGGCGCCGCAGACGACGCCTACGCCTACCCGGCACTGTTCCGCACCAGCGGCACGGGGTCCGACGGCGACTACGTGCTGCTGAGCGAGTCGGACGTGACCGGCAGCTATTCCGGCAGCCATCTGGCGCACACCAAGGGCAAGGGCGAGTACCGGGTCTCGCTCGCGGACGAAGAGGTCGACTCGTCCGGGCCGTTGAGCACCCCGTGGCGGACGGTGACGACCGGCGATCTGGCGACGGTCACGGAGTCCACGCTCAACGACGACGTCGCCCCGGCGTCGCGGGTCAGGGACACCTCCTGGATCGAGCCGGGCAAGGTCGCCTGGTCGTGGATGGACGGCGGCCACGAGGCTCAACGAAGCCTGGAGAAGCAGAAGTCGATGGTGGACTACGCCGCCGAGCACCACTGGGAGTACACACTCGTCGACGACGGCTGGAACACCACCGACTGGATGCCGCAGCTGACCGCGTACGCCAAGGAGCGCGGCGTCAAGGTCCTGCTCTGGCTGCACTACACCGACGTGGACACCGCCGACGAGCAGAAGGCGATGTTCGACAAGCTGGCCGACTGGGGTGTCGTCGGCGTCAAGATCGACTTCATGGACTCGGACCAGCAGGTCCGCTACCAGTGGTACGACGGGATCCTCAAGGAGACGGCGGCCCGCCACCTCCTCGTCGACTTCCACGGCTCGACCATCCCGCACGGCATCCAGCGGACCTGGCCGCAGGTCATGTCGATGGAGGCGGTGCACGGCGCGGAGCAGATGAACGTGACGGCGGCCAATGTGTCGGTGCTGCCGTACACCCGCAACGTGGTCGGCTCCATGGACTTCACCCCGATGGACTTCCAGACCGGCAAGATCCCGGTGTCCGACGCCGCGGAGCTGGCGCTCTCGGTGGTCTACGAATCCGGGCTGCAGAACTTCGCGGGCTCGCTGGAGGAGTACCGCAAGCGCCCGGAGCTGGAGAAGTTCCTGGAGACCGTGCCCACGGTCTGGGACGAGACCCGGCTGGTGGCCGGTGACCCCGGCAAGAAGACCACCCTCGCCCGCCGGGACGGCAACCGCTGGTTCCTGGGCAACGTGACCGCCGGCGAGGCCCACACCGAGAAGGTGCCGCTGCGTTTCCTGGGGCACGGTACGTACACGATCGACGTGGTCAGGGACGGCCCGGACGGACTCGTGCGCGAGAGCCACAAGGTGACGGCCGATGACACCTTGACGGTGGACGTCCCGGCCGACGGCGGGTTCGCCGCCATCGCCCACAGGACCTGA
- a CDS encoding TetR/AcrR family transcriptional regulator translates to MTDAEYVNIWMRPERSAYGPTPVHSRAKITEAAVRIADAEGLEAATMRRIAAEIGAGAMSLYRYVPSRENLIELMADQVMGEIDVTDMPSGDWRADLTRYADGLRTMWMRHPWIATVQRSLPSFGPNQLRLVEGLMGVLDAFVPIDENLGLVALLNSYVEGIVREEISTAREVRRSGLSDSEWMERSYPYIDGLVKSGEYPIFTKIVTEARQPHLSREGQFRHGLQRVLDCIAAALPPAAGAPMPAHREGREEQDGPGRARSRPSERASRTG, encoded by the coding sequence GTGACCGACGCCGAGTACGTGAACATCTGGATGCGGCCCGAGCGCTCGGCCTACGGGCCGACGCCCGTCCACAGCCGCGCGAAGATCACCGAGGCGGCCGTCCGGATCGCCGACGCCGAGGGGTTGGAAGCCGCCACCATGCGGCGGATCGCCGCCGAGATCGGCGCCGGCGCGATGTCGCTCTACCGGTATGTCCCGAGCCGCGAGAACCTGATCGAGCTCATGGCCGACCAGGTGATGGGCGAGATCGACGTCACGGACATGCCCTCGGGCGACTGGCGCGCCGACCTGACCCGCTACGCCGACGGGCTGCGGACCATGTGGATGAGGCACCCGTGGATCGCCACCGTGCAGCGGTCACTCCCCAGCTTCGGCCCCAACCAACTGCGCTTGGTCGAAGGGCTGATGGGCGTACTCGACGCCTTCGTCCCCATCGACGAGAACCTCGGCCTCGTGGCCCTGCTGAACAGCTACGTCGAGGGCATCGTCCGCGAGGAGATCAGCACGGCCAGGGAAGTCCGCCGCAGCGGTCTCAGCGACTCGGAATGGATGGAGCGGAGCTACCCGTACATCGACGGGCTGGTGAAAAGCGGGGAGTACCCGATCTTCACCAAGATCGTGACGGAGGCGCGCCAGCCGCACCTGAGCCGCGAAGGTCAGTTCCGGCACGGGCTCCAGCGCGTCCTCGACTGCATCGCCGCGGCCCTCCCGCCAGCGGCCGGGGCCCCGATGCCGGCGCACCGAGAGGGGCGGGAAGAACAGGACGGGCCGGGGCGGGCTCGTAGTCGACCGTCCGAGAGGGCATCAAGGACTGGATAG